A window of Anomalospiza imberbis isolate Cuckoo-Finch-1a 21T00152 chromosome 4, ASM3175350v1, whole genome shotgun sequence contains these coding sequences:
- the FAM184B gene encoding protein FAM184B isoform X2 produces the protein MASGINNIHQPGTCDGSKAARSSWTEECSREMHMKMCKKIAQLTKVIYALNTKNDEHEDSIQALREAHEEEIQNILAETRETILQCKSKVEEEQLLRKHIQALEIAVAQHKRLKEEALAELILCKKQAEEKESRTEEKKAQTGLSTATVDTTAGFENKLPHLNQEFDGLLNECKAFREENLDKKVNLDEKCSVERQTVMNEMENLKSENQETSEEYTQKTRKLQAPCETGKETLKIAMQQSVLETNCQQGEMEQKKSSETEEGFLLQQVKKLEADLEEKSQKINERKKHSQKLKERIQELQTQLDEFKRKSECELKQLEKEKEVLTGKLQNSSLEVAQLKQILEQQANNFKESLKKHNLQSNKEKEKLLQDLQNTIKENQNVKLQLEASHQKVLKMLEKSKNQELKEAEERLKKEFNETFKIQHQSHRLEIQTLEEKAKKELHDELEQIQKQQTLLLGSLRMELSEQQKSCTNLKKQIEELQMELRSVRTLKKQQEGSSQSQIRSLRDELEKCQSEISELKKENLLLKDTMELLSAELESQKQEAAHLQDRDKQHRRLLVEDLNIKHKKELDILKRDHRKEIENIVSDFSSTQAHLQAKIFSLETVLKELEEKSRKWESRPEDTHLINCLQDKLSEKEEIIKQLVEGRKCQHSLAANTESYRNRSFSFNPNTACLTPSMKKKKVEVPSRVVSVPNLASYAKSFLSCDLRSKRSAPQITKSTSLDRSSGCLRVGSPSTQATDSSAATRTHGTESPQTKDDQKQDPQRQEWFTKYFSF, from the exons GTGATATATGCCCTGAACACTAAGAATGATGAACATGAGGACAGTATACAGGCTTTGAGAGAAGCTCATGAAGAAGAAATTCAGAATATTCTTGCTGAGACAAGAGAAACAATTCTCCAGTGTAAAAGCAAAGTTGAAGAAGAACAGTTACTTAGAAAGCATATTCAGGCCCTTGAAATTGCAGTAGCACAACACAAGAGATTGAAGGAAGAAGCCTTAGCAGAGTTAATATTGTGTAAAAAGCAAGCAGAAGAGAAGGAGTCaagaacagaagagaaaaaagcacAGACGGGTCTTTCTACAGCCACAGTAGATACCACTGCAGGCTTTGAAAACAAACTTCCACATTTAAATCAGGAGTTTGATGGACTGCTGAATGAATGCAAAGCATTTAGAGAAGAGAATCTAgataaaaaagtaaatttagATGAAAAATGTAGTGTGGAAAGGCAGACTGTAATGAATGAGATGGAAAACCTGAAGAGCGAGAACCAGGAAACATCTGAAGAATATACTCAGAAAACGAGAAAACTGCAAGCCCCTTGTGAAACAGGAAAAGAGACTTTGAAAATAGCCATGCAGCAATCTGTGCTAGAAACAAACTGCCAACAAGGAGAAATGGAGCAAAAGAAGAGCTCAGAGACTGAAGAAGGCTTTTTGCTGCAGCAGGTAAAGAAGCTGGAAGCAGACCTAGAGGAGAAAAGCCAGAAGATAAATGAGAGGAAGAAGCATTCCCAGAAGCTGAAGGAGCGAATACAG gaGCTCCAGACACAGCTAgatgaatttaaaagaaaatccgAGTGTGAACTGAAGCAActagagaaagagaaagaagttcTAACTGGGAAACTTCAAAACTCTTCACTTGAG GTGGCTCAGCTGAAGCAAATATTAGAACAACAAGCAAATAATTTCAAGGAGTCACTGAAGAAACATAATCTACAGTCcaacaaagaaaaagagaagcttTTGCAGGATCTTCAAAACACtattaaagaaaaccaaaatgttaAACTGCAGTTGGAGGCATCACATCAAAAAGTCTTAAAAATGTTGGAGAAAAGCAAGAATCAGGAACTCAAG GAGGCAGAAGAACGTTTGAAAAAGGAATTTAATGAGACTTTCAAGATCCAACATCAGTCTCATAGGCTGGAAATACAAACCTTGgaagagaaagcaaagaaagaatTACATGATGAACTCGAGCAGATACAAAAGCAGCAAACCCTGTTGCTAG GATCTCTAAGGATGGAACTCTCCGAGCAACAGAAATCTTGCACGAACCTAAAGAAACAAATAGAAGAACTGCAAATGGAGCTGAGGAGTGTGAGGACACTGAAGAAGCAACAG GAAGGAAGTAGCCAAAGCCAGATCAGATCTCTTCGCGATGAATTGGAAAAATGTCAGAGTGAAATTTCTGAACTCAAGAAAGAGAATTTACTTTTGAAGGACACAATGGAGCtgctcagtgctgagctggagtcacagaAGCAAGAAGCTGCACACCTTCAGGATAGAGATAAACAGCATAGAAG GCTACTGGTAGAAGACCTCAATATCAAGCATAAAAAAGAACTGGACATATTGAAACGAGATCACCGGAAGGAAATTGAAAACATAGTATCTGATTTCAGCAGCACTCAGGCACATCTCCAAGCAAAGATTTTCTCCTTAGAAACTGT ACTTAAAGAATTAGAAGAAAAGTCAAGAAAGTGGGAGTCCAGGCCTGAAGATACACACCTTATAAACTGTCTGCAAGACAAATTAAGTGAGAAAGAAGAGATTATCAAGCAGCTGGTG gaaggaagaaaatgtcAGCATTCACTTGCAGCCAACACTGAATCTTACAGGAATcggtcattttctttcaatccTAATACAGCATGCTTGACTCCCTCCATGAAG aagaaaaaggttGAGGTGCCCAGTCGTGTTGTCAGTGTTCCGAATTTAGCTTCCTACGCAAAGAGCTTTTTGAGCTGTGACTTGAGATCAAAAAGAAGTGCTCCTCAAATAACAAAATCTACAAGCTTAGACCGGAGTTCTGGCTGCCTCAGGGTGGGCTCTCCATCAACACAGGCCACAGACAGCAGTGCTGCCACAAG
- the FAM184B gene encoding protein FAM184B isoform X6, whose translation MASGINNIHQPGTCDGSKAARSSWTEECSREMHMKMCKKIAQLTKVIYALNTKNDEHEDSIQALREAHEEEIQNILAETRETILQCKSKVEEEQLLRKHIQALEIAVAQHKRLKEEALAELILCKKQAEEKESRTEEKKAQTGLSTATVDTTAGFENKLPHLNQEFDGLLNECKAFREENLDKKVNLDEKCSVERQTVMNEMENLKSENQETSEEYTQKTRKLQAPCETGKETLKIAMQQSVLETNCQQGEMEQKKSSETEEGFLLQQVKKLEADLEEKSQKINERKKHSQKLKERIQELQTQLDEFKRKSECELKQLEKEKEVLTGKLQNSSLEVAQLKQILEQQANNFKESLKKHNLQSNKEKEKLLQDLQNTIKENQNVKLQLEASHQKVLKMLEKSKNQELKEAEERLKKEFNETFKIQHQSHRLEIQTLEEKAKKELHDELEQIQKQQTLLLGSLRMELSEQQKSCTNLKKQIEELQMELRSVRTLKKQQEGSSQSQIRSLRDELEKCQSEISELKKENLLLKDTMELLSAELESQKQEAAHLQDRDKQHRRLLVEDLNIKHKKELDILKRDHRKEIENIVSDFSSTQAHLQAKIFSLETVLKELEEKSRKWESRPEDTHLINCLQDKLSEKEEIIKQLVEGRKCQHSLAANTESYRNRSFSFNPNTACLTPSMKE comes from the exons GTGATATATGCCCTGAACACTAAGAATGATGAACATGAGGACAGTATACAGGCTTTGAGAGAAGCTCATGAAGAAGAAATTCAGAATATTCTTGCTGAGACAAGAGAAACAATTCTCCAGTGTAAAAGCAAAGTTGAAGAAGAACAGTTACTTAGAAAGCATATTCAGGCCCTTGAAATTGCAGTAGCACAACACAAGAGATTGAAGGAAGAAGCCTTAGCAGAGTTAATATTGTGTAAAAAGCAAGCAGAAGAGAAGGAGTCaagaacagaagagaaaaaagcacAGACGGGTCTTTCTACAGCCACAGTAGATACCACTGCAGGCTTTGAAAACAAACTTCCACATTTAAATCAGGAGTTTGATGGACTGCTGAATGAATGCAAAGCATTTAGAGAAGAGAATCTAgataaaaaagtaaatttagATGAAAAATGTAGTGTGGAAAGGCAGACTGTAATGAATGAGATGGAAAACCTGAAGAGCGAGAACCAGGAAACATCTGAAGAATATACTCAGAAAACGAGAAAACTGCAAGCCCCTTGTGAAACAGGAAAAGAGACTTTGAAAATAGCCATGCAGCAATCTGTGCTAGAAACAAACTGCCAACAAGGAGAAATGGAGCAAAAGAAGAGCTCAGAGACTGAAGAAGGCTTTTTGCTGCAGCAGGTAAAGAAGCTGGAAGCAGACCTAGAGGAGAAAAGCCAGAAGATAAATGAGAGGAAGAAGCATTCCCAGAAGCTGAAGGAGCGAATACAG gaGCTCCAGACACAGCTAgatgaatttaaaagaaaatccgAGTGTGAACTGAAGCAActagagaaagagaaagaagttcTAACTGGGAAACTTCAAAACTCTTCACTTGAG GTGGCTCAGCTGAAGCAAATATTAGAACAACAAGCAAATAATTTCAAGGAGTCACTGAAGAAACATAATCTACAGTCcaacaaagaaaaagagaagcttTTGCAGGATCTTCAAAACACtattaaagaaaaccaaaatgttaAACTGCAGTTGGAGGCATCACATCAAAAAGTCTTAAAAATGTTGGAGAAAAGCAAGAATCAGGAACTCAAG GAGGCAGAAGAACGTTTGAAAAAGGAATTTAATGAGACTTTCAAGATCCAACATCAGTCTCATAGGCTGGAAATACAAACCTTGgaagagaaagcaaagaaagaatTACATGATGAACTCGAGCAGATACAAAAGCAGCAAACCCTGTTGCTAG GATCTCTAAGGATGGAACTCTCCGAGCAACAGAAATCTTGCACGAACCTAAAGAAACAAATAGAAGAACTGCAAATGGAGCTGAGGAGTGTGAGGACACTGAAGAAGCAACAG GAAGGAAGTAGCCAAAGCCAGATCAGATCTCTTCGCGATGAATTGGAAAAATGTCAGAGTGAAATTTCTGAACTCAAGAAAGAGAATTTACTTTTGAAGGACACAATGGAGCtgctcagtgctgagctggagtcacagaAGCAAGAAGCTGCACACCTTCAGGATAGAGATAAACAGCATAGAAG GCTACTGGTAGAAGACCTCAATATCAAGCATAAAAAAGAACTGGACATATTGAAACGAGATCACCGGAAGGAAATTGAAAACATAGTATCTGATTTCAGCAGCACTCAGGCACATCTCCAAGCAAAGATTTTCTCCTTAGAAACTGT ACTTAAAGAATTAGAAGAAAAGTCAAGAAAGTGGGAGTCCAGGCCTGAAGATACACACCTTATAAACTGTCTGCAAGACAAATTAAGTGAGAAAGAAGAGATTATCAAGCAGCTGGTG gaaggaagaaaatgtcAGCATTCACTTGCAGCCAACACTGAATCTTACAGGAATcggtcattttctttcaatccTAATACAGCATGCTTGACTCCCTCCATGAAG
- the FAM184B gene encoding protein FAM184B isoform X1, with translation MASGINNIHQPGTCDGSKAARSSWTEECSREMHMKMCKKIAQLTKVIYALNTKNDEHEDSIQALREAHEEEIQNILAETRETILQCKSKVEEEQLLRKHIQALEIAVAQHKRLKEEALAELILCKKQAEEKESRTEEKKAQTGLSTATVDTTAGFENKLPHLNQEFDGLLNECKAFREENLDKKVNLDEKCSVERQTVMNEMENLKSENQETSEEYTQKTRKLQAPCETGKETLKIAMQQSVLETNCQQGEMEQKKSSETEEGFLLQQVKKLEADLEEKSQKINERKKHSQKLKERIQELQTQLDEFKRKSECELKQLEKEKEVLTGKLQNSSLEVAQLKQILEQQANNFKESLKKHNLQSNKEKEKLLQDLQNTIKENQNVKLQLEASHQKVLKMLEKSKNQELKEAEERLKKEFNETFKIQHQSHRLEIQTLEEKAKKELHDELEQIQKQQTLLLGSLRMELSEQQKSCTNLKKQIEELQMELRSVRTLKKQQEGSSQSQIRSLRDELEKCQSEISELKKENLLLKDTMELLSAELESQKQEAAHLQDRDKQHRRLLVEDLNIKHKKELDILKRDHRKEIENIVSDFSSTQAHLQAKIFSLETVLKELEEKSRKWESRPEDTHLINCLQDKLSEKEEIIKQLVEGRKCQHSLAANTESYRNRSFSFNPNTACLTPSMKQKKKVEVPSRVVSVPNLASYAKSFLSCDLRSKRSAPQITKSTSLDRSSGCLRVGSPSTQATDSSAATRTHGTESPQTKDDQKQDPQRQEWFTKYFSF, from the exons GTGATATATGCCCTGAACACTAAGAATGATGAACATGAGGACAGTATACAGGCTTTGAGAGAAGCTCATGAAGAAGAAATTCAGAATATTCTTGCTGAGACAAGAGAAACAATTCTCCAGTGTAAAAGCAAAGTTGAAGAAGAACAGTTACTTAGAAAGCATATTCAGGCCCTTGAAATTGCAGTAGCACAACACAAGAGATTGAAGGAAGAAGCCTTAGCAGAGTTAATATTGTGTAAAAAGCAAGCAGAAGAGAAGGAGTCaagaacagaagagaaaaaagcacAGACGGGTCTTTCTACAGCCACAGTAGATACCACTGCAGGCTTTGAAAACAAACTTCCACATTTAAATCAGGAGTTTGATGGACTGCTGAATGAATGCAAAGCATTTAGAGAAGAGAATCTAgataaaaaagtaaatttagATGAAAAATGTAGTGTGGAAAGGCAGACTGTAATGAATGAGATGGAAAACCTGAAGAGCGAGAACCAGGAAACATCTGAAGAATATACTCAGAAAACGAGAAAACTGCAAGCCCCTTGTGAAACAGGAAAAGAGACTTTGAAAATAGCCATGCAGCAATCTGTGCTAGAAACAAACTGCCAACAAGGAGAAATGGAGCAAAAGAAGAGCTCAGAGACTGAAGAAGGCTTTTTGCTGCAGCAGGTAAAGAAGCTGGAAGCAGACCTAGAGGAGAAAAGCCAGAAGATAAATGAGAGGAAGAAGCATTCCCAGAAGCTGAAGGAGCGAATACAG gaGCTCCAGACACAGCTAgatgaatttaaaagaaaatccgAGTGTGAACTGAAGCAActagagaaagagaaagaagttcTAACTGGGAAACTTCAAAACTCTTCACTTGAG GTGGCTCAGCTGAAGCAAATATTAGAACAACAAGCAAATAATTTCAAGGAGTCACTGAAGAAACATAATCTACAGTCcaacaaagaaaaagagaagcttTTGCAGGATCTTCAAAACACtattaaagaaaaccaaaatgttaAACTGCAGTTGGAGGCATCACATCAAAAAGTCTTAAAAATGTTGGAGAAAAGCAAGAATCAGGAACTCAAG GAGGCAGAAGAACGTTTGAAAAAGGAATTTAATGAGACTTTCAAGATCCAACATCAGTCTCATAGGCTGGAAATACAAACCTTGgaagagaaagcaaagaaagaatTACATGATGAACTCGAGCAGATACAAAAGCAGCAAACCCTGTTGCTAG GATCTCTAAGGATGGAACTCTCCGAGCAACAGAAATCTTGCACGAACCTAAAGAAACAAATAGAAGAACTGCAAATGGAGCTGAGGAGTGTGAGGACACTGAAGAAGCAACAG GAAGGAAGTAGCCAAAGCCAGATCAGATCTCTTCGCGATGAATTGGAAAAATGTCAGAGTGAAATTTCTGAACTCAAGAAAGAGAATTTACTTTTGAAGGACACAATGGAGCtgctcagtgctgagctggagtcacagaAGCAAGAAGCTGCACACCTTCAGGATAGAGATAAACAGCATAGAAG GCTACTGGTAGAAGACCTCAATATCAAGCATAAAAAAGAACTGGACATATTGAAACGAGATCACCGGAAGGAAATTGAAAACATAGTATCTGATTTCAGCAGCACTCAGGCACATCTCCAAGCAAAGATTTTCTCCTTAGAAACTGT ACTTAAAGAATTAGAAGAAAAGTCAAGAAAGTGGGAGTCCAGGCCTGAAGATACACACCTTATAAACTGTCTGCAAGACAAATTAAGTGAGAAAGAAGAGATTATCAAGCAGCTGGTG gaaggaagaaaatgtcAGCATTCACTTGCAGCCAACACTGAATCTTACAGGAATcggtcattttctttcaatccTAATACAGCATGCTTGACTCCCTCCATGAAG cagaagaaaaaggttGAGGTGCCCAGTCGTGTTGTCAGTGTTCCGAATTTAGCTTCCTACGCAAAGAGCTTTTTGAGCTGTGACTTGAGATCAAAAAGAAGTGCTCCTCAAATAACAAAATCTACAAGCTTAGACCGGAGTTCTGGCTGCCTCAGGGTGGGCTCTCCATCAACACAGGCCACAGACAGCAGTGCTGCCACAAG
- the FAM184B gene encoding protein FAM184B isoform X5, with protein MASGINNIHQPGTCDGSKAARSSWTEECSREMHMKMCKKIAQLTKVIYALNTKNDEHEDSIQALREAHEEEIQNILAETRETILQCKSKVEEEQLLRKHIQALEIAVAQHKRLKEEALAELILCKKQAEEKESRTEEKKAQTGLSTATVDTTAGFENKLPHLNQEFDGLLNECKAFREENLDKKVNLDEKCSVERQTVMNEMENLKSENQETSEEYTQKTRKLQAPCETGKETLKIAMQQSVLETNCQQGEMEQKKSSETEEGFLLQQVKKLEADLEEKSQKINERKKHSQKLKERIQELQTQLDEFKRKSECELKQLEKEKEVLTGKLQNSSLEVAQLKQILEQQANNFKESLKKHNLQSNKEKEKLLQDLQNTIKENQNVKLQLEASHQKVLKMLEKSKNQELKEAEERLKKEFNETFKIQHQSHRLEIQTLEEKAKKELHDELEQIQKQQTLLLGSLRMELSEQQKSCTNLKKQIEELQMELRSVRTLKKQQEGSSQSQIRSLRDELEKCQSEISELKKENLLLKDTMELLSAELESQKQEAAHLQDRDKQHRRLLVEDLNIKHKKELDILKRDHRKEIENIVSDFSSTQAHLQAKIFSLETVLKELEEKSRKWESRPEDTHLINCLQDKLSEKEEIIKQLVEGRKCQHSLAANTESYRNRSFSFNPNTACLTPSMKDTWH; from the exons GTGATATATGCCCTGAACACTAAGAATGATGAACATGAGGACAGTATACAGGCTTTGAGAGAAGCTCATGAAGAAGAAATTCAGAATATTCTTGCTGAGACAAGAGAAACAATTCTCCAGTGTAAAAGCAAAGTTGAAGAAGAACAGTTACTTAGAAAGCATATTCAGGCCCTTGAAATTGCAGTAGCACAACACAAGAGATTGAAGGAAGAAGCCTTAGCAGAGTTAATATTGTGTAAAAAGCAAGCAGAAGAGAAGGAGTCaagaacagaagagaaaaaagcacAGACGGGTCTTTCTACAGCCACAGTAGATACCACTGCAGGCTTTGAAAACAAACTTCCACATTTAAATCAGGAGTTTGATGGACTGCTGAATGAATGCAAAGCATTTAGAGAAGAGAATCTAgataaaaaagtaaatttagATGAAAAATGTAGTGTGGAAAGGCAGACTGTAATGAATGAGATGGAAAACCTGAAGAGCGAGAACCAGGAAACATCTGAAGAATATACTCAGAAAACGAGAAAACTGCAAGCCCCTTGTGAAACAGGAAAAGAGACTTTGAAAATAGCCATGCAGCAATCTGTGCTAGAAACAAACTGCCAACAAGGAGAAATGGAGCAAAAGAAGAGCTCAGAGACTGAAGAAGGCTTTTTGCTGCAGCAGGTAAAGAAGCTGGAAGCAGACCTAGAGGAGAAAAGCCAGAAGATAAATGAGAGGAAGAAGCATTCCCAGAAGCTGAAGGAGCGAATACAG gaGCTCCAGACACAGCTAgatgaatttaaaagaaaatccgAGTGTGAACTGAAGCAActagagaaagagaaagaagttcTAACTGGGAAACTTCAAAACTCTTCACTTGAG GTGGCTCAGCTGAAGCAAATATTAGAACAACAAGCAAATAATTTCAAGGAGTCACTGAAGAAACATAATCTACAGTCcaacaaagaaaaagagaagcttTTGCAGGATCTTCAAAACACtattaaagaaaaccaaaatgttaAACTGCAGTTGGAGGCATCACATCAAAAAGTCTTAAAAATGTTGGAGAAAAGCAAGAATCAGGAACTCAAG GAGGCAGAAGAACGTTTGAAAAAGGAATTTAATGAGACTTTCAAGATCCAACATCAGTCTCATAGGCTGGAAATACAAACCTTGgaagagaaagcaaagaaagaatTACATGATGAACTCGAGCAGATACAAAAGCAGCAAACCCTGTTGCTAG GATCTCTAAGGATGGAACTCTCCGAGCAACAGAAATCTTGCACGAACCTAAAGAAACAAATAGAAGAACTGCAAATGGAGCTGAGGAGTGTGAGGACACTGAAGAAGCAACAG GAAGGAAGTAGCCAAAGCCAGATCAGATCTCTTCGCGATGAATTGGAAAAATGTCAGAGTGAAATTTCTGAACTCAAGAAAGAGAATTTACTTTTGAAGGACACAATGGAGCtgctcagtgctgagctggagtcacagaAGCAAGAAGCTGCACACCTTCAGGATAGAGATAAACAGCATAGAAG GCTACTGGTAGAAGACCTCAATATCAAGCATAAAAAAGAACTGGACATATTGAAACGAGATCACCGGAAGGAAATTGAAAACATAGTATCTGATTTCAGCAGCACTCAGGCACATCTCCAAGCAAAGATTTTCTCCTTAGAAACTGT ACTTAAAGAATTAGAAGAAAAGTCAAGAAAGTGGGAGTCCAGGCCTGAAGATACACACCTTATAAACTGTCTGCAAGACAAATTAAGTGAGAAAGAAGAGATTATCAAGCAGCTGGTG gaaggaagaaaatgtcAGCATTCACTTGCAGCCAACACTGAATCTTACAGGAATcggtcattttctttcaatccTAATACAGCATGCTTGACTCCCTCCATGAAG
- the FAM184B gene encoding protein FAM184B isoform X4 — protein sequence MASGINNIHQPGTCDGSKAARSSWTEECSREMHMKMCKKIAQLTKVIYALNTKNDEHEDSIQALREAHEEEIQNILAETRETILQCKSKVEEEQLLRKHIQALEIAVAQHKRLKEEALAELILCKKQAEEKESRTEEKKAQTGLSTATVDTTAGFENKLPHLNQEFDGLLNECKAFREENLDKKVNLDEKCSVERQTVMNEMENLKSENQETSEEYTQKTRKLQAPCETGKETLKIAMQQSVLETNCQQGEMEQKKSSETEEGFLLQQVKKLEADLEEKSQKINERKKHSQKLKERIQELQTQLDEFKRKSECELKQLEKEKEVLTGKLQNSSLEVAQLKQILEQQANNFKESLKKHNLQSNKEKEKLLQDLQNTIKENQNVKLQLEASHQKVLKMLEKSKNQELKEAEERLKKEFNETFKIQHQSHRLEIQTLEEKAKKELHDELEQIQKQQTLLLGSLRMELSEQQKSCTNLKKQIEELQMELRSVRTLKKQQEGSSQSQIRSLRDELEKCQSEISELKKENLLLKDTMELLSAELESQKQEAAHLQDRDKQHRRLLVEDLNIKHKKELDILKRDHRKEIENIVSDFSSTQAHLQAKIFSLETVLKELEEKSRKWESRPEDTHLINCLQDKLSEKEEIIKQLVEGRKCQHSLAANTESYRNRSFSFNPNTACLTPSMKFSVTIKSRRKRLRCPVVLSVFRI from the exons GTGATATATGCCCTGAACACTAAGAATGATGAACATGAGGACAGTATACAGGCTTTGAGAGAAGCTCATGAAGAAGAAATTCAGAATATTCTTGCTGAGACAAGAGAAACAATTCTCCAGTGTAAAAGCAAAGTTGAAGAAGAACAGTTACTTAGAAAGCATATTCAGGCCCTTGAAATTGCAGTAGCACAACACAAGAGATTGAAGGAAGAAGCCTTAGCAGAGTTAATATTGTGTAAAAAGCAAGCAGAAGAGAAGGAGTCaagaacagaagagaaaaaagcacAGACGGGTCTTTCTACAGCCACAGTAGATACCACTGCAGGCTTTGAAAACAAACTTCCACATTTAAATCAGGAGTTTGATGGACTGCTGAATGAATGCAAAGCATTTAGAGAAGAGAATCTAgataaaaaagtaaatttagATGAAAAATGTAGTGTGGAAAGGCAGACTGTAATGAATGAGATGGAAAACCTGAAGAGCGAGAACCAGGAAACATCTGAAGAATATACTCAGAAAACGAGAAAACTGCAAGCCCCTTGTGAAACAGGAAAAGAGACTTTGAAAATAGCCATGCAGCAATCTGTGCTAGAAACAAACTGCCAACAAGGAGAAATGGAGCAAAAGAAGAGCTCAGAGACTGAAGAAGGCTTTTTGCTGCAGCAGGTAAAGAAGCTGGAAGCAGACCTAGAGGAGAAAAGCCAGAAGATAAATGAGAGGAAGAAGCATTCCCAGAAGCTGAAGGAGCGAATACAG gaGCTCCAGACACAGCTAgatgaatttaaaagaaaatccgAGTGTGAACTGAAGCAActagagaaagagaaagaagttcTAACTGGGAAACTTCAAAACTCTTCACTTGAG GTGGCTCAGCTGAAGCAAATATTAGAACAACAAGCAAATAATTTCAAGGAGTCACTGAAGAAACATAATCTACAGTCcaacaaagaaaaagagaagcttTTGCAGGATCTTCAAAACACtattaaagaaaaccaaaatgttaAACTGCAGTTGGAGGCATCACATCAAAAAGTCTTAAAAATGTTGGAGAAAAGCAAGAATCAGGAACTCAAG GAGGCAGAAGAACGTTTGAAAAAGGAATTTAATGAGACTTTCAAGATCCAACATCAGTCTCATAGGCTGGAAATACAAACCTTGgaagagaaagcaaagaaagaatTACATGATGAACTCGAGCAGATACAAAAGCAGCAAACCCTGTTGCTAG GATCTCTAAGGATGGAACTCTCCGAGCAACAGAAATCTTGCACGAACCTAAAGAAACAAATAGAAGAACTGCAAATGGAGCTGAGGAGTGTGAGGACACTGAAGAAGCAACAG GAAGGAAGTAGCCAAAGCCAGATCAGATCTCTTCGCGATGAATTGGAAAAATGTCAGAGTGAAATTTCTGAACTCAAGAAAGAGAATTTACTTTTGAAGGACACAATGGAGCtgctcagtgctgagctggagtcacagaAGCAAGAAGCTGCACACCTTCAGGATAGAGATAAACAGCATAGAAG GCTACTGGTAGAAGACCTCAATATCAAGCATAAAAAAGAACTGGACATATTGAAACGAGATCACCGGAAGGAAATTGAAAACATAGTATCTGATTTCAGCAGCACTCAGGCACATCTCCAAGCAAAGATTTTCTCCTTAGAAACTGT ACTTAAAGAATTAGAAGAAAAGTCAAGAAAGTGGGAGTCCAGGCCTGAAGATACACACCTTATAAACTGTCTGCAAGACAAATTAAGTGAGAAAGAAGAGATTATCAAGCAGCTGGTG gaaggaagaaaatgtcAGCATTCACTTGCAGCCAACACTGAATCTTACAGGAATcggtcattttctttcaatccTAATACAGCATGCTTGACTCCCTCCATGAAG TTTTCTGTTAcaataaaaagcagaagaaaaaggttGAGGTGCCCAGTCGTGTTGTCAGTGTTCCGAATTTAG